The following proteins are encoded in a genomic region of Amphiura filiformis chromosome 11, Afil_fr2py, whole genome shotgun sequence:
- the LOC140163471 gene encoding lactadherin-like, whose product MQVDFNAWTEGEPNNVDDEDCVGMYGNITQQDSRGLWNDFRCNASMTYICRVFKECMRPLGMENYEIADNKISASSFDGDDRVPQYGRLNNELPWTSNSNDNTPWIQVDLGQQVIATGVFTQGHQSESGHKYCVEEFKVKTGLTEASLFYLHDNDGTTEKAFIANCADTPNVAVMSEFHSRPRAQFVRIEPTKCYRNGVSQINVGQSHVVIRSESDRASNIDDEER is encoded by the exons ATGCAGGTGGACTTTAACGCATGGACCGAAGGTGAACCGAATAATGTCGACGATGAAGATTGTGTGGGAATGTATGGCAACATTACCCAGCAGGACTCCCGCGGTTTGTGGAATGACTTCCGGTGCAATGCTTCAATGACCTATATCTGCCGAGTATTcaaag agtgtatgagaccTCTTGGAATGGAAAACTATGAAATAGCAGATAACAAGATTAGTGCATCATCTTTTGATGGTGATGATCGTGTCCCTCA GTATGGTAGGCTGAATAACGAATTACCATGGACAAGTAATTCGAATGACAATACACCGTGGATCCAAGTCGATCTTGGACAGCAGGTGATAGCGACTGGGGTTTTTACACAAGGCCATCAGAGTGAATCAGGGCATAAATACTGTGTAGAGGAATTCAAGGTGAAAACAGGACTGACGGAGGCATCACTTTTCTACCTACACGATAATGACGGAACAACAGAAAAG GCATTTATTGCCAATTGTGCAGATACTCCTAATGTTGCTGTGATGAGTGAGTTTCATTCTCGTCCTCGAGCTCAGTTCGTCCGAATAGAACCAACCAAGTGCTACAGGAATGGAG TTTCCCAAATCAATGTTGGACAAAGCCATGTTGTCATCAGGTCCGAGTCCGATAGAGCCTCTAACATTGATGATGAAGAGAGATAG